Proteins encoded within one genomic window of Verrucomicrobiota bacterium:
- a CDS encoding TRAP transporter large permease gives MGTLITFALIFLILVAIAVPVAFALGASTMVMFLLSDHSLQLFTQRLWTGLDKFTLVAIPFFILAGELMSGSGILNRLMEFARLIVGRVKGGLYYINILVSMLFGGINGSAVADTSAIGSLLIKATSKEYDDPDLAAAVTACSSIVGPLIPPSLPMLIYAFAAANVSVAGLFLAGIVPGVAVGIALMVVTWSICRNRALPVDSRRYTAREVGRILLRFITAAVLPVIMVAGIVGGIVTPTEAGCVGIVYALLVGFFVTRELTIKAVYAAMARTVVVTSIVLLLVSVGNATTWWLTIEGLPTLLSEGFVAMTSSPAMFLLLMVLLYLFIGMFIEQAAAMIMLVPVFAPLAARYDVDPIHFGLVTCLSLALGLVTPPVGLCLFVASGIAGSPIQRVFRVSIPFIVATFIVLLVVTFLPSSFLWLPQLFGF, from the coding sequence ATGGGAACCCTGATTACCTTCGCACTCATTTTTCTCATCCTGGTGGCAATTGCCGTACCGGTTGCGTTTGCGCTCGGGGCATCGACCATGGTTATGTTTCTACTATCTGATCATTCGCTACAGCTTTTCACCCAGCGTTTGTGGACAGGGCTCGATAAGTTTACGCTGGTCGCGATTCCGTTCTTTATCCTGGCAGGTGAATTGATGAGTGGTTCGGGTATTCTGAACCGGCTAATGGAATTCGCGCGTTTAATTGTCGGTCGAGTAAAGGGCGGATTGTATTATATCAATATTCTTGTGAGCATGCTTTTTGGCGGGATTAATGGATCTGCCGTGGCGGACACGAGTGCGATCGGATCGCTGCTGATCAAGGCGACCAGCAAGGAATACGATGATCCGGATCTGGCGGCGGCCGTGACGGCTTGCAGTTCGATTGTTGGACCACTTATCCCTCCAAGCCTCCCGATGCTTATCTATGCATTCGCTGCTGCCAATGTATCCGTGGCGGGATTGTTTCTTGCAGGTATCGTTCCCGGCGTGGCTGTCGGTATTGCGCTTATGGTGGTAACATGGAGCATCTGTCGGAACCGCGCGCTTCCAGTTGATAGTCGCCGCTATACGGCAAGGGAAGTTGGTCGCATCCTCTTACGTTTTATCACTGCGGCAGTCTTGCCGGTTATTATGGTGGCGGGAATTGTGGGCGGAATCGTAACTCCGACAGAAGCAGGGTGTGTAGGAATCGTCTACGCCCTTTTGGTGGGCTTTTTCGTGACACGTGAACTCACGATCAAGGCGGTCTACGCGGCTATGGCCCGAACGGTTGTGGTGACGTCCATTGTATTGCTGTTGGTATCAGTTGGCAATGCAACCACCTGGTGGCTGACTATCGAAGGTCTGCCCACACTCCTGAGCGAAGGTTTTGTTGCCATGACAAGCAGTCCGGCAATGTTCCTCCTTCTGATGGTGTTGCTCTACTTGTTCATTGGCATGTTTATTGAGCAGGCCGCAGCAATGATTATGTTGGTGCCGGTCTTTGCCCCGCTCGCCGCCCGATACGATGTGGACCCGATCCACTTTGGTTTAGTCACCTGTCTTTCGCTTGCATTGGGTCTTGTGACGCCGCCCGTCGGTTTATGTCTCTTCGTAGCCAGTGGCATTGCGGGATCGCCGATTCAACGTGTGTTCAGAGTATCTATACCTTTTATCGTGGCTACTTTCATAGTATTACTTGTGGTCACTTTCCTGCCTTCCAGCTTCTTGTGGCTTCCTCAATTGTTCGGATTTTGA
- a CDS encoding TRAP transporter small permease: protein MNKVSANDSGESTLLRRIAAIDVALAQWVERVCVILLGLMVLTTTASIVTRFVIFNPLNFADPLAKYLMMWCAFLGVGLALRKAEHIAVEMLRDRLKGTPLILLEHLVDGVIFVFLGAVVFYGFGYALSGRESHDPFVFGVSMTIPYLSVPIGAGVALFQLALSSAIRVERRRGNKLPSVG from the coding sequence ATGAACAAGGTTAGCGCAAACGACTCCGGCGAAAGTACGCTCTTGCGGAGAATTGCGGCTATTGATGTTGCATTGGCGCAATGGGTCGAACGTGTGTGCGTCATTTTGCTTGGGCTTATGGTGTTGACGACTACCGCCTCCATCGTGACCCGGTTTGTCATCTTTAACCCTCTCAATTTTGCCGATCCGCTGGCTAAGTACCTTATGATGTGGTGCGCATTTCTTGGCGTTGGTCTAGCCTTGAGAAAAGCGGAGCACATTGCGGTGGAAATGTTAAGGGATCGCTTGAAAGGTACTCCCCTAATTCTTCTGGAACACTTGGTAGACGGTGTAATCTTCGTTTTTCTTGGAGCAGTGGTGTTTTACGGATTCGGCTATGCCTTAAGCGGACGTGAATCGCATGATCCCTTTGTTTTCGGCGTCAGCATGACAATTCCGTATCTGTCTGTCCCGATTGGGGCAGGGGTTGCTTTGTTCCAATTGGCGCTTTCCTCTGCGATTCGAGTGGAGCGTCGTCGTGGCAACAAACTTCCATCGGTAGGTTAG